GCCACGGTCATGAGCATGGCCGAGGTGGGGCCGTAGGGGTGGTGAAGGACGAAGATTTTCACCAAGCCGTAAATGAGGCCCGCGAAGAACATGACAAGGCTTGTGGGCAGAAAGACCTTCATGGGGGCGAAAAGGGTGGCTATGCGGATTATTATGAAAAAGAACCTGCTGCCGTCCCGGAAAATCCGTATCTTGCTCTTACCCTTGCGTTTGGCCGCCACTATGGGAACGAAGGTGACCGCATAGCCCGATCTCATCATGGCCAGAGTGATGGTGGACGGATAGGAAAAGGTGTTGGGCAGAAGGCTCACGAACTGGCGTGCCACCTGTGCCCGAACCGCCCTGAAGCCGCTTGTGAGATCGGGGATTCTGCGCCCGGTAACGTAAGAGGCGAGCCCGTTGTAGACGGAATTGGCCAGGGTCCTGTGGGCGTGGGTGTCGGAATCGCTGGTTCTGGCCCCCACCGCCATGTGAAAGGTTGAAAGCTCGGCCACAAGCGTCGGGATCAGTTCGGGGGGATGCTGGCCGTCGGCATCCAGAAGCACTATTATTTCGCCCCTGGCGTTTCTGATGCCTGTTTTGACCGCTGCGCCGTTTCCGATGTTGTAGGGATGGGACACGACCCTCGCCCCGGAATGGCGCGCGAGCTGCGCGGTGTCGTCGCCGGAGCCGTCGTCCGCCACCAGGATTTCGTAGGACAGGTTTGCGCCGGTCATGGCGGCGTGAATCCGGCTTATTACGGCTTCAATGCCCTCCGCCTCGTCAAAGGCCGGCATTACGACACTTACGAGCGGCGGCCCGGTTTCCGGGCTTGGTTGGTTGTCGTTCATGGTTTTTTTGCGGCAAGCCCCCTTGTTATTGAGCGAAGCATGGTTCTATTCCCGTTTTTAATGGAATCGGGCAGCGGTTGTTTTATGGTTTGGGCTCATCCGGGTAATAGGTGTATTTCCGGCTTACGACTGACTTCACCTCGGTTGGCTTCTGGTCGGGCCTGGAAAAGTCCAGCATCACCACCTTCTTTTTCACCCAGTTGCCGACCCTGTCGTATTCGTAGGTATAGAGGCGCTTGGATGTCACCTGGTCCTTGCCGTTATAGACGATCTGCGACGAAATGAAGCCTTTGTCGTTATATTCCAGCACCTTCTTTCCAGCATAGCCGCCTTCCATGTTCGTGTACCGCTCCGAGATGAACCGGCCCTTGTCGTCATAGATGAAGGTCCATTTGGCCTTGGTGAGCCCTCTGTGATCCATCACTATGATATCCTTTATTCTCTTTTGCTCGTCGTATTCAAACGCGGCCCGGCGCGGGTGCTCGAAACTGTCTATCAGTTTTATTATCCCCTTTGAGACATAGTAGATGGTCTCCCTCAGGGGGTTTGCGTTGTTTTTGGAATAACATTCCAGAAGAACGAGGTTGCCTTCCTTGTCATAGACGAAAAAGAAGCGGTTCATTACCTTACCCTTGTCGTCAAGCCTCTGGGCCTCGGTGCGCCTGCCTTCCTTGTCGTAAAAAATTCTGCGGGAAATGTTATCCGCATACTCTTCTATAACCTTCACCTTGCCCACCAGTTTGGGCTGCTCCCATTCCCACAAGGGGCTGAAGGGAGCTGCCAGGGCGGTTGATGACAGCAGAAACGAGACCGTTAAAATCACAGAAGCCAACACCATAGTCTTTTTCATGATTGCTCCCCAAAGGTTCTGATGTGTCCTTAACGCGCTGCAACTACCTGAACGGGCCGCAAGGAAAAGCGGCCCTGGAAAAGGTTCCGGCCGGCCCCGAAACCTCTTGGTTCAAAACAGCCAGATGAAAATCCATGCGCCATGAAAAGAAGAGCCTTCGGACCGATCGGAGGGGTTGACAGGCGGAAAGCGCCATGAGGCTGAGCCTGCTCCTCTATTTCCCATGATTCTGAAACACCGCTGTCGGACCCCTGGCTTTTTTTAGTGTGTGAAGCCATTGTGTATGATGGGCTTTCAAATGACCGATAACTGCTTTAGTCTGGCGACTCCACTATATATTGCTGGTATGATGCTTCTTGACTACGTCATATGGCTGAATCGGGAATCATGCGGAACTCTTTGCTTCAAGGTCGGCCATTGTTATAGACTCGCCGATTTTCTTTTTAACGAGAGTATAGTATAGGGAAACTTAGCTTGGCAAGGCAAACGGTCCCAAAAAAACGGAATGTTCCCCTAAAACGCAAAAAAACGGGAGGGCTTTACCGTGAGAGACTCGGCAA
The genomic region above belongs to Deltaproteobacteria bacterium and contains:
- a CDS encoding glycosyltransferase family 2 protein, whose amino-acid sequence is MNDNQPSPETGPPLVSVVMPAFDEAEGIEAVISRIHAAMTGANLSYEILVADDGSGDDTAQLARHSGARVVSHPYNIGNGAAVKTGIRNARGEIIVLLDADGQHPPELIPTLVAELSTFHMAVGARTSDSDTHAHRTLANSVYNGLASYVTGRRIPDLTSGFRAVRAQVARQFVSLLPNTFSYPSTITLAMMRSGYAVTFVPIVAAKRKGKSKIRIFRDGSRFFFIIIRIATLFAPMKVFLPTSLVMFFAGLIYGLVKIFVLHHPYGPTSAMLMTVAILIFMIGLVSEQVTQLRFDQASRDHPCEPES